In Rhipicephalus microplus isolate Deutch F79 chromosome 7, USDA_Rmic, whole genome shotgun sequence, one genomic interval encodes:
- the LOC119179473 gene encoding uncharacterized protein LOC119179473 has translation MQRPIDEYRQPWESSEHWELRREFIVANQGRFSENRVLCLAQAFANVELLGCTYPAAVMAQVNELAKNVSSLSVVQEKRRENSRVLFVKGEDDNAKRRKNSSLGTYTRASRYDDQSRMRAASFFQR, from the coding sequence ATGCAACGTCCCATCGACGAATACCGCCAGCCCTGGGAGAGCAGTGAGCACTGGGAATTGCGGCGCGAGTTCATCGTCGCCAACCAGGGTCGGTTCAGCGAGAATCGGGTTCTGTGCCTGGCGCAGGCGTTCGCCAACGTGGAGCTTCTCGGGTGCACCTACCCGGCAGCCGTGATGGCTCAGGTGAACGAGTTGGCCAAGAACGTCAGCTCCCTGTCGGTGGTTCAGGAGAAGCGGCGCGAAAACAGCCGCGTCCTCTTCGTCAAGGGCGAAGACGACAACGCCAAGAGGAGGAAGAATTCGTCGCTGGGCACCTACACCCGCGCGTCACGGTACGACGACCAGTCCAGGATGCGAGCCGCGTCTTTCTTCCAACGCTAA